Proteins from one Xiphophorus hellerii strain 12219 chromosome 8, Xiphophorus_hellerii-4.1, whole genome shotgun sequence genomic window:
- the stom gene encoding erythrocyte band 7 integral membrane protein isoform X1 codes for MDNQGISMKESKRRERQSGPGRYSSHDAEALENSDSGIGLCGWLLVGLSLMLMLVTLPFSIWMCIKIVKEYERAIIFRLGRILKGGAKGPGLFFILPCTDNFINVDMRTITFDIPPQEVLTKDSVTVSVDGVVYYRVQNATLAVANITNADAATRLLAQTTLRNVLGTKNLAEILSDREEIAHSMQSTLDDATDDWGIKVERVEIKDVKLPLQLQRAMAAEAEASREARAKVIAAEGEMNASRALKEASLVISEAPSALQLRYLQTLNTIAAEKNSTIIFPLPMDMMHSLMKR; via the exons GTCCGGGCCGTTACAGTTCGCACGATGCTGAAG CTCTGGAGAACTCGGACTCGGGCATCGGCCTGTGCGGCTGGCTGCTGGTTGGACTCTCCCTCATGCTGATGCTGGTCACTCTCCCCTTCTCCATATGGATGTGCATTAAG ATAGTGAAGGAGTACGAGCGAGCCATTATCTTCCGCCTTGGGCGCATTCTGAAAGGAGGAGCTAAAGGACCGG GGTTGTTCTTCATCTTACCGTGCACCGACAACTTCATCAACGTCGACATGCGAACCATCACCTTCGACATCCCGCCGCAAGAG GTTCTGACCAAAGACTCGGTGACGGTGAGCGTTGACGGCGTGGTGTACTACCGGGTCCAGAACGCCACCCTGGCTGTGGCCAACATCACCAACGCGGACGCCGCCACCCGGCTGCTGGCCCAGACCACCCTGAGGAACGTCCTGGGCACCAAGAACCTGGCGGAGATCCTGTCCGACCGCGAGGAGATCGCTCACAGCATGCAG TCGACTCTGGACGACGCCACAGACGACTGGGGGATCAAGGTGGAGCGCGTGGAGATCAAGGACGTGAAGCTGCCTCTGCAGCTCCAGAGAGCCATGGCGGCCGAGGCGGAGGCGAGCCGCGAGGCCAGAGCCAAG gtGATCGCGGCGGAGGGTGAGATGAACGCGTCTCGGGCCCTGAAGGAGGCGTCCCTGGTGATCTCTGAGGCCCCGTCGGCTCTGCAGCTGCGCTACCTGCAGACCCTCAACACCATCGCCGCCGAGAAGAACTCCACCATCATCTTCCCGCTGCCGATGGACATGATGCACAGCCTGATGAAGCGCTGA
- the stom gene encoding erythrocyte band 7 integral membrane protein isoform X3 translates to MTLFHSVCVGVCVLPALENSDSGIGLCGWLLVGLSLMLMLVTLPFSIWMCIKIVKEYERAIIFRLGRILKGGAKGPGLFFILPCTDNFINVDMRTITFDIPPQEVLTKDSVTVSVDGVVYYRVQNATLAVANITNADAATRLLAQTTLRNVLGTKNLAEILSDREEIAHSMQSTLDDATDDWGIKVERVEIKDVKLPLQLQRAMAAEAEASREARAKVIAAEGEMNASRALKEASLVISEAPSALQLRYLQTLNTIAAEKNSTIIFPLPMDMMHSLMKR, encoded by the exons ATGACTTTATTTCAcagcgtgtgtgtgggtgtgtgtgtcctcCCAGCTCTGGAGAACTCGGACTCGGGCATCGGCCTGTGCGGCTGGCTGCTGGTTGGACTCTCCCTCATGCTGATGCTGGTCACTCTCCCCTTCTCCATATGGATGTGCATTAAG ATAGTGAAGGAGTACGAGCGAGCCATTATCTTCCGCCTTGGGCGCATTCTGAAAGGAGGAGCTAAAGGACCGG GGTTGTTCTTCATCTTACCGTGCACCGACAACTTCATCAACGTCGACATGCGAACCATCACCTTCGACATCCCGCCGCAAGAG GTTCTGACCAAAGACTCGGTGACGGTGAGCGTTGACGGCGTGGTGTACTACCGGGTCCAGAACGCCACCCTGGCTGTGGCCAACATCACCAACGCGGACGCCGCCACCCGGCTGCTGGCCCAGACCACCCTGAGGAACGTCCTGGGCACCAAGAACCTGGCGGAGATCCTGTCCGACCGCGAGGAGATCGCTCACAGCATGCAG TCGACTCTGGACGACGCCACAGACGACTGGGGGATCAAGGTGGAGCGCGTGGAGATCAAGGACGTGAAGCTGCCTCTGCAGCTCCAGAGAGCCATGGCGGCCGAGGCGGAGGCGAGCCGCGAGGCCAGAGCCAAG gtGATCGCGGCGGAGGGTGAGATGAACGCGTCTCGGGCCCTGAAGGAGGCGTCCCTGGTGATCTCTGAGGCCCCGTCGGCTCTGCAGCTGCGCTACCTGCAGACCCTCAACACCATCGCCGCCGAGAAGAACTCCACCATCATCTTCCCGCTGCCGATGGACATGATGCACAGCCTGATGAAGCGCTGA
- the stom gene encoding erythrocyte band 7 integral membrane protein isoform X2, protein MDNQGISMKESKRRERQSALENSDSGIGLCGWLLVGLSLMLMLVTLPFSIWMCIKIVKEYERAIIFRLGRILKGGAKGPGLFFILPCTDNFINVDMRTITFDIPPQEVLTKDSVTVSVDGVVYYRVQNATLAVANITNADAATRLLAQTTLRNVLGTKNLAEILSDREEIAHSMQSTLDDATDDWGIKVERVEIKDVKLPLQLQRAMAAEAEASREARAKVIAAEGEMNASRALKEASLVISEAPSALQLRYLQTLNTIAAEKNSTIIFPLPMDMMHSLMKR, encoded by the exons CTCTGGAGAACTCGGACTCGGGCATCGGCCTGTGCGGCTGGCTGCTGGTTGGACTCTCCCTCATGCTGATGCTGGTCACTCTCCCCTTCTCCATATGGATGTGCATTAAG ATAGTGAAGGAGTACGAGCGAGCCATTATCTTCCGCCTTGGGCGCATTCTGAAAGGAGGAGCTAAAGGACCGG GGTTGTTCTTCATCTTACCGTGCACCGACAACTTCATCAACGTCGACATGCGAACCATCACCTTCGACATCCCGCCGCAAGAG GTTCTGACCAAAGACTCGGTGACGGTGAGCGTTGACGGCGTGGTGTACTACCGGGTCCAGAACGCCACCCTGGCTGTGGCCAACATCACCAACGCGGACGCCGCCACCCGGCTGCTGGCCCAGACCACCCTGAGGAACGTCCTGGGCACCAAGAACCTGGCGGAGATCCTGTCCGACCGCGAGGAGATCGCTCACAGCATGCAG TCGACTCTGGACGACGCCACAGACGACTGGGGGATCAAGGTGGAGCGCGTGGAGATCAAGGACGTGAAGCTGCCTCTGCAGCTCCAGAGAGCCATGGCGGCCGAGGCGGAGGCGAGCCGCGAGGCCAGAGCCAAG gtGATCGCGGCGGAGGGTGAGATGAACGCGTCTCGGGCCCTGAAGGAGGCGTCCCTGGTGATCTCTGAGGCCCCGTCGGCTCTGCAGCTGCGCTACCTGCAGACCCTCAACACCATCGCCGCCGAGAAGAACTCCACCATCATCTTCCCGCTGCCGATGGACATGATGCACAGCCTGATGAAGCGCTGA
- the stom gene encoding erythrocyte band 7 integral membrane protein isoform X4 — MLMLVTLPFSIWMCIKIVKEYERAIIFRLGRILKGGAKGPGLFFILPCTDNFINVDMRTITFDIPPQEVLTKDSVTVSVDGVVYYRVQNATLAVANITNADAATRLLAQTTLRNVLGTKNLAEILSDREEIAHSMQSTLDDATDDWGIKVERVEIKDVKLPLQLQRAMAAEAEASREARAKVIAAEGEMNASRALKEASLVISEAPSALQLRYLQTLNTIAAEKNSTIIFPLPMDMMHSLMKR; from the exons ATGCTGATGCTGGTCACTCTCCCCTTCTCCATATGGATGTGCATTAAG ATAGTGAAGGAGTACGAGCGAGCCATTATCTTCCGCCTTGGGCGCATTCTGAAAGGAGGAGCTAAAGGACCGG GGTTGTTCTTCATCTTACCGTGCACCGACAACTTCATCAACGTCGACATGCGAACCATCACCTTCGACATCCCGCCGCAAGAG GTTCTGACCAAAGACTCGGTGACGGTGAGCGTTGACGGCGTGGTGTACTACCGGGTCCAGAACGCCACCCTGGCTGTGGCCAACATCACCAACGCGGACGCCGCCACCCGGCTGCTGGCCCAGACCACCCTGAGGAACGTCCTGGGCACCAAGAACCTGGCGGAGATCCTGTCCGACCGCGAGGAGATCGCTCACAGCATGCAG TCGACTCTGGACGACGCCACAGACGACTGGGGGATCAAGGTGGAGCGCGTGGAGATCAAGGACGTGAAGCTGCCTCTGCAGCTCCAGAGAGCCATGGCGGCCGAGGCGGAGGCGAGCCGCGAGGCCAGAGCCAAG gtGATCGCGGCGGAGGGTGAGATGAACGCGTCTCGGGCCCTGAAGGAGGCGTCCCTGGTGATCTCTGAGGCCCCGTCGGCTCTGCAGCTGCGCTACCTGCAGACCCTCAACACCATCGCCGCCGAGAAGAACTCCACCATCATCTTCCCGCTGCCGATGGACATGATGCACAGCCTGATGAAGCGCTGA
- the LOC116724582 gene encoding erythrocyte band 7 integral membrane protein-like — protein MNDSKKGNCQSVLENSDSDIGMFGWVLVGLSLLLVLVTFPLSIWMCFKIVQEYERAIIFRLGRIVKGGDKGPGLFFIVPCTDIFINVDMRTIIFDIPPQEVLTKDSVTVCVDGVVYYRVQNATLAVANITNADAATRLLAQTTLRNVLGTKNLAEILSDREEIARSMQATLDDATDDWGIKVERVEIKDVKLPLQLQRAMAAEAEASREARAKVIAAEGEMNASRALKEASLVISEAPSALQLRYLQTLNTIAAEKNSTIIFPLPMDMMHSLMKR, from the exons ATGAACGACTCCAAAAAAGGAAACTGCCAGTCCG TTCTCGAGAACTCAGACTCTGACATTGGCATGTTCGGCTGGGTGCTGGTTGGACTTTCTCTCCTGCTGGTGCTGGTCACGTTCCCCCTCTCCATATGGATGTGCTTTAAG ATAGTGCAGGAGTACGAGCGAGCCATTATCTTTCGCCTTGGCCGCATTGTGAAAGGAGGAGACAAGGGACCAG GGTTGTTCTTCATCGTACCGTGCACTGACATCTTCATCAATGTGGACATGCGTACTATCATCTTCGACATCCCGCCACAAGAG GTTCTGACCAAAGACTCGGTGACGGTGTGCGTTGACGGCGTGGTGTACTACCGGGTCCAGAACGCCACCCTGGCTGTGGCCAACATCACCAACGCGGACGCCGCCACCCGGCTGCTGGCCCAGACCACCCTGAGGAACGTCCTGGGCACCAAGAACCTGGCGGAGATCCTGTCCGACCGCGAGGAGATCGCTCGCAGCATGCAG GCCACTCTGGACGACGCCACAGACGACTGGGGGATCAAGGTGGAGCGCGTGGAGATCAAGGACGTGAAGCTGCCTCTGCAGCTCCAGAGAGCCATGGCGGCCGAGGCGGAGGCGAGCCGCGAGGCCAGAGCCAAG gtGATCGCCGCGGAGGGTGAGATGAACGCGTCGCGGGCCCTGAAGGAGGCGTCCCTGGTGATCTCTGAGGCCCCGTCGGCTCTGCAGCTGCGCTACCTGCAGACCCTCAACACCATCGCCGCCGAGAAGAACTCCACCATCATCTTCCCGCTGCCGATGGACATGATGCACAGCCTGATGAAGCGCTGA
- the gsna gene encoding gelsolin a isoform X1 codes for MAAQHAEFQRAGQNPGLQVWRVENFDLVPVPENLYGGFYTGDAYLVLNTIKQRSGNLQYDLHFWLGDFCSQDESGAAAIFTVQMDDFLGGKPIQYREVQGHESKTFLGYFKSGIKYMKGGVASGFKHVVTNEVSVQRVLQVKGRRVVRATEVPVSWDSFNQGDCFILDLGDEIYQWCGSQSNRFEKLKATQVAKGIRDNERSGRARVYVCDEGAEREKMTEVLGPKPDLPPGASDDIKADASNRKRAKLYKVSNASGGMTVTLVAAENPFAQSALESGDCFILDHGSDGKIFVWKGKDANMDERKAALKAADEFIKKMGYPKHTEVQILPESGETPLFKQFFKNWRDKDQTEGLGVAYIANSIAKIEKVEFDAASLHESSAMAAQHGMVDDGSGEKQIWRIEGSDKAAVDPSTYGQFFGGDSYIILYNYRHGGRQGHIIYMWQGSDSSQDEIGACAILGSQLDDELGGGPVQVVGAPITTQVRVVQGKEPAHLMSLFGGQPMVVYRGGTSRDGGQSAPAETRLFQVRSNSAGHTRAVELDAVATNLNSNDAFLLVSPDGASLWMGVGASDTEKQGAQQLCGILGVSASDELSEGGETDQFWAALGGKAEYRTSPRLKDKMDAHPPRLFACSNKTGNFIIEEVPGEMTQDDLATDDVMILDTWEQVFVWIGNEAQEEEKTEAMASAVRYIETDPANRDARTPIVKIKQGFEPPTFTGWFLGWDHDYWTSDPLERAMAELAL; via the exons ATGGCAGCGCAGCACGCCGAGTTCCAGCGGGCCGGTCAGAACCCGGGTCTGCAGGTGTGGAGGGTGGAGAACTTCGACCTGGTGCCGGTTCCGGAGAACCTGTACGGCGGGTTCTACACCGGCGACGCCTACCTCGTCCTCAACACCATCAAGCAGCGATCCGGGAACCTGCAGTACGACCTCCACTTCTGGCTGG GTGATTTCTGCAGCCAGGATGAGAGCGgcgcggcggccatctttactgtcCAAATGGACGACTTCCTTGGGGGGAAACCGATCCAGTACCGCGAGGTGCAGGGACACGAGTCCAAAACGTTTCTGGGCTACTTCAAATCTGGAATCAAGTACATG AAAGGAGGCGTGGCTTCTGGGTTCAAACACGTCGTGACCAATGAGGTGTCGGTGCAGCGGGTGCTCCAGGTCAAAGGTCGGCGTGTCGTCCGGGCAACGGAGGTGCCAGTCAGCTGGGACAGCTTCAACCAAGGCGACTGCTTCATCTTGGACCTGGGGGAT GAGATCTACCAGTGGTGTGGCTCTCAGAGCAACCGCTTCGAGAAGCTCAAGGCTACGCAGGTCGCCAAAGGTATCCGTGACAACGAGCGCAGCGGCAGGGCCCGGGTGTACGTCTGCGACGAGGGAGCGGAGAGAGAGAAGATGACGGAG GTTTTGGGGCCCAAACCAGATTTGCCTCCTGGGGCTTCGGATGACATCAAAGCTGATGCTTCAAACAGGAAGCGGGCGAAACTATACAAG GTTTCCAATGCCAGCGGCGGCATGACCGTTACTCTGGTGGCGGCGGAGAACCCGTTTGCTCAGAGCGCCCTGGAGTCCGGCGACTGCTTCATCCTGGACCACGGCTCCGACGGCAAGATCTTCGTCTGGAAAG GGAAAGACGCCAACATGGACGAACGAAAAGCTGCGCTGAAGGCAGCCGACGAGTTCATCAAGAAGATGGGCTACCCCAAACACACGGAGGTCCAGATCCTGCCAGAGTCGGGCGAGACGCCGCTCTTCAAGCAGTTCTTCAAGAACTGGCGCGACAAAGACCAGACGGAGGGTCTGGGCGTCGCCTACATCGCCAACAGCATCGCCAAGATCGAGAAGGTGGAGTTCGACGCCGCCAGCCTGCACGAGTCGTCGGCCATGGCGGCGCAGCACGGCATGGTGGACGACGGCAGCGGAGAGAAGCAG ATCTGGCGTATTGAGGGATCCGATAAGGCGGCGGTGGATCCGTCCACGTATGGACAGTTCTTCGGAGGAGACAGTTACATCATCCTGTACAACTACCGTCATGGCGGACGGCAGGGACACATCATCTACATGTG gcagGGGTCGGACTCCAGTCAGGATGAAATCGGCGCCTGTGCGATCCTCGGCTCCCAGCTGGACGACGAGCTCGGCGGCGGTCCTGTCCAG GTTGTCGGTGCTCCCATAACCACCCAG GTGAGGGTGGTCCAGGGCAAGGAGCCGGCCCACCTCATGAGCCTGTTCGGCGGCCAGCCCATGGTGGTCTACAGGGGGGGGACGTCCAGGGACGGGGGCCAGTCGGCTCCGGCAGAGACCCGGCTCTTCCAGGTGCGCTCCAACTCTGCGGGGCACACCAGAGCCGTGGAG CTCGACGCCGTGGCCACCAACCTGAACTCCAACGACGCTTTCCTTCTTGTGAGCCCCGACGGCGCCTCCCTGTGGATGGGAGTGGGCGCCAGCGACACCGAGAAGCAGGGAGCTCAGCAGCTGTGTGGCATCCTGGGAGTGTCGGCGTCCGACGAGCTTTCAGAGGGAGGAGAAACTG ATCAGTTCTGGGCCGCTCTGGGCGGGAAGGCGGAGTACCGCACCTCCCCTAGACTCAAGGACAAGATGGACGCTCACCCGCCACGACTCTTCGCCTGCTCCAATAAAACCGGGAACTTCATC ATCGAGGAGGTTCCCGGGGAGATGACCCAGGATGACCTCGCCACTGATGATGTCATGATCCTCGACACCTGGGAGCAG GTGTTTGTTTGGATCGGGAATGAAGctcaggaggaagaaaaaactgaagcCATGGCGTCTG CGGTGCGCTACATCGAGACCGACCCGGCCAACAGAGACGCCCGGACCCCCATCGTCAAGATCAAGCAGGGCTTCGAGCCGCCCACGTTCACCGGCTGGTTCCTGGGCTGGGACCACGACTACTGGACCAGCGACCCGCTGGAGCGGGCCATGGCAGAACTGGCTCTGTGA
- the gsna gene encoding gelsolin a isoform X2: MAAQHAEFQRAGQNPGLQVWRVENFDLVPVPENLYGGFYTGDAYLVLNTIKQRSGNLQYDLHFWLGDFCSQDESGAAAIFTVQMDDFLGGKPIQYREVQGHESKTFLGYFKSGIKYMKGGVASGFKHVVTNEVSVQRVLQVKGRRVVRATEVPVSWDSFNQGDCFILDLGDEIYQWCGSQSNRFEKLKATQVAKGIRDNERSGRARVYVCDEGAEREKMTEVLGPKPDLPPGASDDIKADASNRKRAKLYKVSNASGGMTVTLVAAENPFAQSALESGDCFILDHGSDGKIFVWKGKDANMDERKAALKAADEFIKKMGYPKHTEVQILPESGETPLFKQFFKNWRDKDQTEGLGVAYIANSIAKIEKVEFDAASLHESSAMAAQHGMVDDGSGEKQIWRIEGSDKAAVDPSTYGQFFGGDSYIILYNYRHGGRQGHIIYMWQGSDSSQDEIGACAILGSQLDDELGGGPVQVRVVQGKEPAHLMSLFGGQPMVVYRGGTSRDGGQSAPAETRLFQVRSNSAGHTRAVELDAVATNLNSNDAFLLVSPDGASLWMGVGASDTEKQGAQQLCGILGVSASDELSEGGETDQFWAALGGKAEYRTSPRLKDKMDAHPPRLFACSNKTGNFIIEEVPGEMTQDDLATDDVMILDTWEQVFVWIGNEAQEEEKTEAMASAVRYIETDPANRDARTPIVKIKQGFEPPTFTGWFLGWDHDYWTSDPLERAMAELAL, encoded by the exons ATGGCAGCGCAGCACGCCGAGTTCCAGCGGGCCGGTCAGAACCCGGGTCTGCAGGTGTGGAGGGTGGAGAACTTCGACCTGGTGCCGGTTCCGGAGAACCTGTACGGCGGGTTCTACACCGGCGACGCCTACCTCGTCCTCAACACCATCAAGCAGCGATCCGGGAACCTGCAGTACGACCTCCACTTCTGGCTGG GTGATTTCTGCAGCCAGGATGAGAGCGgcgcggcggccatctttactgtcCAAATGGACGACTTCCTTGGGGGGAAACCGATCCAGTACCGCGAGGTGCAGGGACACGAGTCCAAAACGTTTCTGGGCTACTTCAAATCTGGAATCAAGTACATG AAAGGAGGCGTGGCTTCTGGGTTCAAACACGTCGTGACCAATGAGGTGTCGGTGCAGCGGGTGCTCCAGGTCAAAGGTCGGCGTGTCGTCCGGGCAACGGAGGTGCCAGTCAGCTGGGACAGCTTCAACCAAGGCGACTGCTTCATCTTGGACCTGGGGGAT GAGATCTACCAGTGGTGTGGCTCTCAGAGCAACCGCTTCGAGAAGCTCAAGGCTACGCAGGTCGCCAAAGGTATCCGTGACAACGAGCGCAGCGGCAGGGCCCGGGTGTACGTCTGCGACGAGGGAGCGGAGAGAGAGAAGATGACGGAG GTTTTGGGGCCCAAACCAGATTTGCCTCCTGGGGCTTCGGATGACATCAAAGCTGATGCTTCAAACAGGAAGCGGGCGAAACTATACAAG GTTTCCAATGCCAGCGGCGGCATGACCGTTACTCTGGTGGCGGCGGAGAACCCGTTTGCTCAGAGCGCCCTGGAGTCCGGCGACTGCTTCATCCTGGACCACGGCTCCGACGGCAAGATCTTCGTCTGGAAAG GGAAAGACGCCAACATGGACGAACGAAAAGCTGCGCTGAAGGCAGCCGACGAGTTCATCAAGAAGATGGGCTACCCCAAACACACGGAGGTCCAGATCCTGCCAGAGTCGGGCGAGACGCCGCTCTTCAAGCAGTTCTTCAAGAACTGGCGCGACAAAGACCAGACGGAGGGTCTGGGCGTCGCCTACATCGCCAACAGCATCGCCAAGATCGAGAAGGTGGAGTTCGACGCCGCCAGCCTGCACGAGTCGTCGGCCATGGCGGCGCAGCACGGCATGGTGGACGACGGCAGCGGAGAGAAGCAG ATCTGGCGTATTGAGGGATCCGATAAGGCGGCGGTGGATCCGTCCACGTATGGACAGTTCTTCGGAGGAGACAGTTACATCATCCTGTACAACTACCGTCATGGCGGACGGCAGGGACACATCATCTACATGTG gcagGGGTCGGACTCCAGTCAGGATGAAATCGGCGCCTGTGCGATCCTCGGCTCCCAGCTGGACGACGAGCTCGGCGGCGGTCCTGTCCAG GTGAGGGTGGTCCAGGGCAAGGAGCCGGCCCACCTCATGAGCCTGTTCGGCGGCCAGCCCATGGTGGTCTACAGGGGGGGGACGTCCAGGGACGGGGGCCAGTCGGCTCCGGCAGAGACCCGGCTCTTCCAGGTGCGCTCCAACTCTGCGGGGCACACCAGAGCCGTGGAG CTCGACGCCGTGGCCACCAACCTGAACTCCAACGACGCTTTCCTTCTTGTGAGCCCCGACGGCGCCTCCCTGTGGATGGGAGTGGGCGCCAGCGACACCGAGAAGCAGGGAGCTCAGCAGCTGTGTGGCATCCTGGGAGTGTCGGCGTCCGACGAGCTTTCAGAGGGAGGAGAAACTG ATCAGTTCTGGGCCGCTCTGGGCGGGAAGGCGGAGTACCGCACCTCCCCTAGACTCAAGGACAAGATGGACGCTCACCCGCCACGACTCTTCGCCTGCTCCAATAAAACCGGGAACTTCATC ATCGAGGAGGTTCCCGGGGAGATGACCCAGGATGACCTCGCCACTGATGATGTCATGATCCTCGACACCTGGGAGCAG GTGTTTGTTTGGATCGGGAATGAAGctcaggaggaagaaaaaactgaagcCATGGCGTCTG CGGTGCGCTACATCGAGACCGACCCGGCCAACAGAGACGCCCGGACCCCCATCGTCAAGATCAAGCAGGGCTTCGAGCCGCCCACGTTCACCGGCTGGTTCCTGGGCTGGGACCACGACTACTGGACCAGCGACCCGCTGGAGCGGGCCATGGCAGAACTGGCTCTGTGA